A single window of Synechococcus sp. CBW1004 DNA harbors:
- a CDS encoding urease accessory protein UreD, whose protein sequence is MTLSAPSGSGPVPSVPTAAQAPWHGRLWLRFEAGAEGTVHQGGSTAPLRLQRGFRRAGGRCELPILHTAGGLVGGDRLSLEVELAPGSSALLTSVAAQKVYGSIGRSHRAPAGLWAAQDVRMTLAEGADLEWLPQELVLYADGLYSQRLRVELAPGASWLGAEVVRLGRTAAGEQLGEGRWRSALEVVRPGPDGPRWELVDRLELADAALRDGHGMGGEPVFGSLVWAAPQPLAAGALAELLAEGRRARVGLVGEMECGGLDQGVVARYRGPSTTAARTWFTRLWAAIRSARGLSAPELPRCWPFQEEPLVLQPPAAERQASGGGHP, encoded by the coding sequence ATGACGCTGTCCGCCCCCTCTGGATCCGGGCCTGTCCCGTCCGTCCCGACCGCGGCCCAGGCCCCCTGGCACGGTCGTCTGTGGCTGCGCTTCGAGGCAGGCGCCGAGGGCACCGTGCATCAGGGCGGCAGCACGGCGCCCCTGCGCCTGCAGCGCGGTTTCCGACGCGCCGGCGGCCGCTGTGAACTGCCGATCCTGCACACCGCCGGCGGCCTGGTGGGCGGCGACCGGCTCAGCCTCGAGGTGGAGCTGGCCCCGGGCAGCAGCGCCCTGCTCACCAGCGTCGCCGCCCAGAAGGTGTACGGCAGCATCGGCCGCAGCCACCGGGCGCCCGCCGGCCTCTGGGCGGCCCAGGACGTACGGATGACCCTGGCGGAAGGGGCCGATCTCGAGTGGTTGCCCCAGGAGCTGGTGCTCTATGCCGATGGTCTGTACAGCCAGCGGCTGCGGGTGGAGCTGGCACCCGGCGCCAGCTGGCTGGGGGCCGAGGTGGTGCGGCTCGGACGCACCGCCGCCGGGGAGCAGCTCGGTGAGGGGCGCTGGCGCTCCGCTCTGGAGGTGGTGCGCCCTGGCCCTGATGGGCCTCGCTGGGAGCTGGTGGACCGGCTCGAGCTGGCCGATGCCGCCCTGCGGGATGGGCACGGCATGGGGGGCGAGCCGGTGTTCGGTTCGTTGGTGTGGGCGGCGCCGCAGCCGCTGGCGGCAGGAGCACTGGCGGAGCTGCTCGCCGAGGGGCGGCGGGCCCGCGTCGGCCTCGTGGGAGAGATGGAGTGCGGCGGGCTGGATCAGGGGGTGGTGGCCCGCTACCGCGGCCCCTCCACCACCGCCGCTCGCACCTGGTTCACCCGGCTCTGGGCCGCCATCCGGAGCGCTCGGGGTCTGAGCGCTCCGGAGCTGCCGCGCTGCTGGCCCTTTCAGGAGGAGCCCCTGGTGCTTCAGCCGCCTGCGGCGGAGCGGCAGGCTTCAGGCGGGGGGCATCCCTGA
- a CDS encoding urease subunit gamma, giving the protein MHLTPQEKDKLLIVTAALLAERRLNRGLKLNHPEAVAWLSFLVLEGARDGRSVAELMAEGTTWLRRDQVMEGVPELIPEVQIEAVFPDGTKLVTLHDPIR; this is encoded by the coding sequence ATGCATCTGACCCCTCAGGAAAAGGACAAGCTCCTGATCGTCACCGCCGCCCTTCTGGCGGAGCGCCGTCTCAACCGGGGTCTGAAGCTGAACCATCCCGAGGCCGTCGCCTGGCTCAGCTTTCTGGTGCTGGAGGGGGCCCGTGACGGTCGCAGCGTCGCCGAGCTGATGGCCGAGGGCACCACCTGGCTGCGGCGCGATCAGGTGATGGAGGGCGTTCCCGAGCTGATCCCCGAGGTGCAGATCGAAGCGGTCTTCCCCGACGGCACCAAGCTCGTGACCCTGCACGATCCGATCCGCTGA
- the ureC gene encoding urease subunit alpha gives MPYRISRRAYAETYGPTTGDRLRLADTELILEVEKDFTTYGDEVKFGGGKVIRDGMGQAQTPRSQGAVDTVITNALILDWWGIVKADIGLKDGRIVAIGKAGNPDIQDGVTIVVGPGTEAIAGEGHIVTAGGIDTHIHFICPQQVETALASGVTTMLGGGTGPATGSNATTCTPGAFHMARMLQAAEGLPVNLGFFGKGNASTPEALEEQIRAGAITLKLHEDWGTTPAAIDCCLSVADRFDIQVAIHTDTLNEAGFVEDTIRAIGGRTIHTFHTEGAGGGHAPDIIRVCGEANVLPSSTNPTRPYTRNTLEEHLDMLMVCHHLDPRIPEDVAFAESRIRRETIAAEDILHDIGAFSLIASDSQAMGRVGEVITRTFQTAHKMKVQRGPLAEDSSRNDNTRLKRYIAKVTINPAIVHGIDSQVGSIEVGKLADLVLWKPGFFGVKPELVLKGGSIVWAQMGDANASIPTPGPVHGRPMFAAFGAALAPSCLTFVSQAALEEDLPRQLGLKRPCVPVVNTRGGIGKASMKNNSALPRVEVDPQTYEVFADGELLTCEPAEVLPMAQRYFLL, from the coding sequence ATGCCCTACCGCATCAGCCGCCGCGCCTACGCCGAGACCTACGGCCCCACCACCGGCGACCGGCTGCGCCTGGCCGACACGGAGCTGATCCTGGAGGTGGAGAAGGACTTCACCACCTACGGCGATGAGGTGAAGTTCGGCGGCGGCAAGGTGATCCGCGACGGCATGGGCCAGGCCCAGACGCCCCGCAGCCAGGGCGCCGTGGACACGGTGATCACCAATGCCCTGATCCTCGACTGGTGGGGGATCGTCAAGGCCGACATCGGTCTGAAGGACGGCCGCATCGTGGCGATCGGCAAGGCCGGCAACCCCGACATCCAGGACGGCGTCACCATCGTTGTGGGGCCCGGCACCGAGGCGATCGCCGGTGAGGGGCACATCGTCACCGCCGGCGGCATCGACACCCACATTCACTTCATCTGCCCGCAGCAGGTGGAGACGGCGCTGGCCAGCGGGGTCACCACCATGCTCGGCGGCGGCACCGGTCCGGCCACGGGCTCCAACGCCACCACCTGCACCCCCGGGGCCTTCCACATGGCCCGCATGCTGCAGGCGGCCGAGGGCCTGCCGGTGAACCTGGGCTTCTTCGGCAAAGGGAACGCCAGCACCCCCGAGGCGCTCGAGGAACAGATCCGCGCCGGGGCGATCACCCTCAAGCTCCACGAAGACTGGGGCACGACCCCCGCCGCGATCGACTGCTGCCTGTCGGTGGCGGATCGCTTCGACATCCAGGTGGCGATCCACACCGACACGCTCAACGAGGCGGGCTTCGTCGAGGACACGATCCGCGCCATCGGCGGCCGCACCATCCACACCTTCCACACCGAAGGCGCCGGCGGCGGCCATGCCCCGGACATCATCCGCGTCTGCGGTGAGGCCAATGTGCTGCCGAGCAGCACCAATCCGACGCGCCCTTACACCCGCAACACGCTCGAGGAGCACCTCGACATGCTGATGGTGTGCCATCACCTCGATCCCCGCATTCCGGAGGACGTGGCCTTCGCCGAATCGCGCATCCGCCGCGAGACGATCGCCGCCGAGGACATCCTCCATGACATCGGCGCCTTCTCGCTGATCGCCAGCGATTCCCAGGCCATGGGGAGGGTGGGTGAGGTGATCACCCGCACCTTCCAGACCGCCCACAAGATGAAGGTGCAGCGCGGCCCCCTGGCGGAGGATTCCAGCCGCAACGACAACACCCGCCTGAAGCGCTACATCGCCAAGGTGACGATCAACCCGGCGATCGTGCATGGCATCGACAGCCAGGTGGGCTCGATCGAGGTGGGCAAGCTGGCCGACCTGGTGCTGTGGAAGCCGGGCTTCTTCGGGGTCAAGCCCGAACTGGTGCTCAAGGGCGGTTCGATCGTGTGGGCGCAGATGGGCGATGCCAACGCCTCGATTCCCACCCCGGGGCCGGTCCATGGCCGGCCGATGTTCGCCGCCTTCGGCGCCGCCCTGGCCCCCAGCTGTCTCACCTTCGTCAGCCAGGCGGCCCTCGAGGAGGATCTGCCGCGCCAGCTGGGCCTGAAGCGCCCCTGTGTGCCGGTGGTCAACACCCGCGGCGGCATCGGCAAGGCCAGCATGAAGAACAACAGCGCCCTACCCCGGGTGGAGGTCGACCCCCAGACCTACGAGGTGTTCGCCGACGGCGAGCTGCTCACCTGCGAACCGGCGGAGGTGCTGCCGATGGCGCAGCGCTATTTCCTGCTCTGA
- a CDS encoding urease subunit beta, whose product MPPLIPGELLPEPGELELNAGRPVTVLTVANSGDRPVQVGSHFHFHEANDALRFDRDAARGLRLDIPAGTAIRFEPGDSREVRLVPYAGDRRVFGFNGLVNGPLD is encoded by the coding sequence ATGCCTCCCCTGATCCCCGGCGAACTGCTTCCGGAACCCGGCGAGCTCGAGCTCAACGCCGGCCGGCCTGTCACGGTGCTGACGGTGGCCAACAGCGGCGACCGGCCGGTGCAGGTGGGCTCCCACTTCCACTTCCACGAAGCCAACGACGCCCTGCGCTTCGATCGCGACGCGGCGCGGGGCCTGCGGCTCGACATCCCGGCCGGCACCGCCATCCGTTTCGAGCCCGGCGACAGCCGTGAGGTGCGCCTGGTGCCCTACGCGGGCGATCGTCGCGTGTTCGGCTTCAACGGCCTGGTGAACGGCCCGCTCGACTGA
- the ureE gene encoding urease accessory protein UreE, whose amino-acid sequence MSEPLLLSRRLAPAPETARADGDAGATTAPLLVLALSADERQRLRGHCRSACGRDLLLQLPREGGPLQPQERLADDDGVPWVRVEAAPEELLVARSDDPFTLLRAAYHLGNRHVALELRSGELRLLQDPVLAELLRGLGVSLEAITAPFAPESGAYTSSHSHHHGPTPRDEPGPDHDASPGGPARHASHAAGTRKGDPGEHHHPHRH is encoded by the coding sequence ATGTCCGAGCCGCTGCTGCTCAGCCGCCGCCTGGCACCGGCACCGGAGACCGCCCGGGCCGATGGGGATGCGGGGGCAACCACGGCTCCACTGCTGGTGCTTGCCCTGAGCGCCGACGAACGTCAGCGCCTGCGCGGCCACTGCCGCAGCGCCTGCGGCCGCGATCTGCTGCTGCAGCTGCCACGGGAGGGCGGCCCCCTCCAACCGCAGGAGCGGCTGGCCGACGACGACGGCGTGCCGTGGGTGCGCGTCGAGGCGGCCCCTGAGGAGCTGCTGGTCGCCCGCAGCGACGATCCCTTCACGCTGCTGCGGGCCGCTTATCACCTCGGCAATCGCCATGTGGCCCTGGAGCTGCGCAGCGGCGAACTGCGCCTGCTGCAGGATCCGGTGCTGGCGGAGCTGCTGCGGGGCCTGGGGGTCTCCCTGGAGGCGATCACCGCTCCGTTCGCCCCGGAGAGCGGCGCCTACACCTCCAGCCACAGCCATCACCATGGGCCCACCCCTCGCGACGAGCCAGGCCCCGACCACGACGCCTCGCCCGGTGGCCCGGCCCGGCACGCCAGCCATGCAGCCGGAACCAGGAAGGGGGATCCGGGAGAGCACCACCACCCGCACCGGCACTGA
- the ureG gene encoding urease accessory protein UreG, which produces MSKLRVGVAGPVGSGKTALVEALCRRLRDRLQLAVVTNDIYTQEDAQFLTRVGALEPERIRGVETGGCPHTAIREDCSINRAAVAELEAAFPGLDLVLVESGGDNLAASFSPELVDLCIYVIDVAGGDKIPRKGGPGITRSDLLVINKIDLAPLVGASLQVMEEDTERMRNGRPWCFTNLRSGEGLGSVESFLLRQLPKGKDGAF; this is translated from the coding sequence ATGAGCAAGCTGCGGGTGGGAGTGGCCGGGCCGGTGGGATCAGGCAAGACGGCCCTGGTGGAAGCGCTGTGCCGGCGGTTGCGTGACCGCCTCCAGCTGGCGGTGGTCACCAATGACATCTACACGCAGGAGGACGCCCAGTTCCTGACACGCGTCGGCGCCCTGGAACCGGAGCGCATCCGCGGTGTCGAGACGGGCGGCTGCCCCCACACCGCCATCCGCGAGGACTGCTCGATCAACCGGGCGGCGGTTGCGGAGCTGGAGGCGGCATTCCCTGGGCTCGACCTGGTGCTGGTGGAGAGCGGCGGCGACAACCTGGCCGCCAGCTTCAGTCCGGAACTGGTCGATCTGTGCATCTATGTGATCGATGTGGCCGGCGGCGACAAGATCCCACGCAAGGGGGGGCCCGGGATCACCCGATCGGATCTGCTGGTGATCAACAAGATCGATCTGGCGCCTCTGGTGGGTGCCAGCCTGCAGGTGATGGAGGAAGACACCGAACGGATGCGCAACGGGCGGCCGTGGTGTTTCACCAACCTCCGCAGCGGCGAAGGCCTGGGGAGCGTGGAATCCTTTCTGTTGCGACAGCTACCAAAAGGCAAAGACGGGGCTTTTTAG
- a CDS encoding circularly permuted type 2 ATP-grasp protein: protein MFTHYRPNHGYDEYFSSVDQPRASLRPLLSSLGQMGLAQLNQNHAAAAMLLKRLGATFRLNDSGSKGVERILPFDPLPRLIGAAEWQRLEKGLIQRLEAIDRFLADVYGEGRIMADGVVPREDVESSHGWRPQMQGVTPPLGRWCHISGLDLVRDGEGTWRVLEDNLRCPSGVAYFLENRRVMKRIFPSLFAGRTVQPIDNYASQLLQTLRELAPWTDTPKVVLLTPGVFNSAYFEHSYLAQQMGIPLVEGRDLVCEGDRVWIRSTSGLEPVDVIYRRIDDDFLDPDVFRSDSLLGVRGLMSCLRAGRVAIANAPGTGVADDKLIYAYVPQMIRYYLDEEPIIENVPTYLCSRPDDRAYVLENLPNLVVKAVAEAGGYGMLIGPHASREQISEFAAKIEADPRNYIAQPTLELSTVPSLSEGEIYPCHVDLRPYVLRGKGAWVTPGGLTRVALRRGSLVVNSSQGGGCKDTWIIDDRSEPGRDPAGQSQSSAAGAFGLEVSSC, encoded by the coding sequence ATGTTCACGCATTATCGGCCCAACCACGGGTACGACGAGTACTTCAGCTCCGTCGATCAGCCCCGCGCCTCGCTGCGTCCCCTGCTCTCCTCGCTCGGGCAGATGGGCCTCGCCCAGCTCAACCAGAACCACGCTGCCGCCGCCATGCTGCTCAAGCGGCTGGGGGCCACCTTCCGGCTCAATGACTCCGGCAGCAAGGGAGTGGAGCGGATTCTTCCCTTCGACCCCCTGCCACGCCTGATCGGTGCAGCGGAGTGGCAACGGTTGGAGAAGGGGCTGATCCAGCGCCTGGAGGCCATCGACCGGTTTCTGGCCGATGTCTACGGCGAGGGGCGGATCATGGCCGATGGCGTCGTGCCCCGCGAGGACGTCGAGAGCTCCCACGGCTGGCGACCCCAGATGCAGGGAGTGACGCCGCCGCTGGGGCGCTGGTGCCACATCTCCGGACTGGATCTGGTGCGCGATGGTGAGGGCACCTGGCGGGTGCTGGAGGACAACCTGCGCTGCCCCTCGGGGGTGGCCTATTTCCTCGAGAACCGGCGGGTGATGAAGCGCATCTTCCCCAGCCTGTTCGCCGGCCGCACCGTGCAGCCGATCGACAACTACGCCTCGCAGCTGCTGCAGACCCTGCGCGAACTCGCCCCCTGGACCGACACACCGAAGGTGGTGCTGCTCACGCCGGGGGTGTTCAACAGCGCCTACTTCGAGCACAGCTACCTGGCCCAGCAGATGGGCATCCCCCTGGTGGAGGGTCGCGATCTGGTCTGTGAGGGGGATCGGGTGTGGATCCGCAGCACCAGCGGCCTGGAGCCGGTGGATGTCATCTACCGCCGCATCGACGATGACTTCCTCGACCCTGATGTGTTCCGCTCGGATTCACTGCTCGGGGTGCGCGGGCTGATGTCCTGCCTGCGGGCCGGTCGGGTGGCGATCGCGAATGCGCCCGGCACCGGCGTGGCCGACGACAAGCTCATCTATGCCTATGTGCCGCAGATGATCCGCTATTACCTCGATGAGGAGCCGATCATCGAGAACGTGCCCACCTACCTCTGCTCCCGCCCGGATGATCGCGCCTATGTGCTCGAGAATCTGCCCAATCTGGTGGTGAAGGCCGTGGCTGAAGCCGGCGGTTACGGCATGCTCATCGGCCCCCACGCCAGCCGCGAGCAGATCAGTGAATTCGCCGCCAAGATCGAGGCCGATCCGCGCAACTACATCGCTCAGCCGACGCTGGAGCTCTCCACCGTTCCCTCGCTGAGTGAAGGAGAGATCTATCCCTGCCATGTCGATCTGCGCCCCTATGTGCTGCGGGGCAAGGGGGCCTGGGTCACCCCCGGAGGGCTGACGCGGGTGGCGCTGCGGCGCGGCTCGCTGGTGGTGAACTCCTCCCAGGGAGGCGGCTGCAAGGACACCTGGATCATCGATGATCGCAGCGAACCGGGTCGTGATCCAGCCGGCCAGAGCCAGAGCTCCGCTGCCGGGGCCTTCGGCCTGGAGGTGTCCTCATGCTGA
- a CDS encoding transglutaminase family protein, translating into MRARVQHTLTYRYSTPVLLGPHRFCLKPRGHGFQRLLDFRLTISPQPSWLYPLVAASGDEILRARFFGSTDHFEVRAISEVETQWPPDLLQCLEDREPALPYPVGQLNSDLAGSLQGWLPNGQHDPAAVDLAQEALMGSDQRALMFLQQLVEIIQDRVKYTQRHVGPAWPAGRTLKERVGSCRDLAMLMIEACRCVGLPARFVSGYHLVEPKPERYDLHAWAEVYLQGAGWRGFDPSGRGAIDDRYITLATSSKPLLTAAVNGSFSGSERVESELEWSIEAEVLDGDLDAGVGSLPFNSVGSVPQAVAVSGNLP; encoded by the coding sequence ATGCGCGCTCGCGTTCAACACACCCTCACCTATCGCTACAGCACGCCGGTGCTGCTGGGGCCGCATCGCTTCTGCCTCAAGCCCCGCGGTCATGGTTTTCAGCGCCTGCTCGACTTCCGGCTGACGATCAGCCCCCAGCCCTCCTGGCTCTATCCGCTCGTCGCCGCCAGCGGTGATGAGATCCTGCGGGCCCGCTTCTTCGGCAGCACCGACCACTTCGAGGTGCGCGCCATCAGCGAGGTGGAGACCCAGTGGCCGCCCGATCTGCTCCAGTGCCTGGAGGATCGGGAACCGGCCCTCCCCTATCCGGTGGGCCAGCTCAACAGCGACCTCGCCGGCTCCCTGCAGGGCTGGCTGCCCAATGGCCAGCACGATCCGGCGGCGGTCGATCTGGCCCAGGAGGCGCTGATGGGCAGCGATCAGCGGGCCCTGATGTTCCTGCAGCAGCTCGTCGAGATCATCCAGGACCGGGTCAAATACACGCAGCGCCATGTCGGCCCTGCCTGGCCGGCGGGCCGCACCCTCAAGGAGCGCGTGGGCTCCTGCCGGGATCTGGCGATGCTGATGATCGAGGCCTGCCGCTGCGTCGGGCTGCCGGCCCGCTTCGTCAGCGGCTACCACCTGGTGGAGCCGAAGCCCGAGCGTTACGACCTGCATGCCTGGGCCGAGGTGTATCTGCAGGGGGCGGGCTGGCGTGGCTTCGATCCCAGCGGCCGCGGCGCCATCGATGATCGCTACATCACCCTGGCCACCTCCTCCAAACCGCTGCTCACCGCCGCCGTGAACGGCAGTTTCTCGGGCAGCGAGCGGGTGGAGAGCGAGCTGGAGTGGAGCATCGAGGCGGAGGTGCTCGACGGCGACCTCGATGCAGGCGTCGGATCGCTCCCCTTCAACAGTGTCGGCTCGGTTCCGCAGGCGGTGGCCGTCTCCGGAAACCTCCCTTAA
- a CDS encoding alpha-E domain-containing protein, with translation MLSRVADSLYWINRYLERAENISRFVEVSEAMALDCPPGSAEPWLPLIDASGDRELFDRLCPRGTPEDVVQFLVRDERNPSSVVNCIAIARENARQIRDVITTEMWEQINAVYWNLQEDSFWHQPPQEQLREIRRACQLFYGITDATLSRDLSWQFSRLGRLLERADKTTRILDVKYFLLLPSPEEVGGVLDELQWIALLRTAGAYQMFRQSQQRAIAPEPVAAFLLLDPIFPRSVRYCLERISETLRIIRGSSVPGCPDDLECLMGLVLARWSYTRIEELIATGLHEAIDILQQDLNRLHDLIEQRYFIAASPAAPTPRVAVSLQLSRS, from the coding sequence ATGCTGAGCCGCGTCGCCGATTCGCTCTACTGGATCAATCGCTATCTCGAGCGCGCCGAGAACATCTCCCGCTTCGTCGAGGTGAGCGAGGCGATGGCGCTCGACTGCCCGCCCGGCAGTGCCGAACCCTGGCTGCCGCTGATCGATGCCAGCGGCGACCGGGAGCTGTTCGATCGCCTCTGCCCCCGGGGCACTCCTGAGGATGTGGTGCAGTTTCTGGTGCGCGATGAGCGCAACCCCAGCAGTGTCGTCAACTGCATCGCCATCGCCCGCGAGAACGCTCGCCAGATCCGCGATGTGATCACCACCGAGATGTGGGAGCAGATCAACGCCGTCTACTGGAACCTGCAGGAGGACAGCTTCTGGCATCAGCCGCCCCAGGAGCAGCTGCGCGAGATCCGGCGCGCCTGCCAGCTCTTCTACGGCATCACCGATGCCACCCTCAGCCGCGATCTCTCCTGGCAGTTCAGCCGGCTCGGGCGGCTGCTGGAGCGGGCCGACAAGACGACCCGCATCCTCGACGTGAAGTACTTCCTGCTGCTGCCCAGCCCCGAGGAGGTGGGCGGCGTGCTCGATGAACTGCAGTGGATCGCCCTGCTGCGCACCGCCGGTGCCTATCAGATGTTCCGCCAGTCGCAGCAGCGGGCGATCGCTCCCGAGCCGGTGGCAGCCTTCCTTCTGCTCGATCCGATCTTCCCCCGCTCCGTGCGCTACTGCCTCGAGCGGATCAGCGAGACGCTGCGCATCATCCGCGGCAGCTCGGTGCCGGGTTGCCCGGACGACCTGGAATGCCTGATGGGCCTGGTGCTGGCACGCTGGAGCTACACCCGCATCGAGGAGCTGATCGCCACCGGTCTGCACGAGGCGATCGACATCCTGCAGCAGGATCTCAACCGCCTGCATGACCTGATCGAGCAGCGCTATTTCATCGCTGCCAGCCCCGCGGCCCCCACACCCCGCGTCGCCGTCAGTCTCCAGCTTTCCCGGTCCTAG
- a CDS encoding urease accessory protein UreF yields MSPALPVGAFSYSEGLEVLVQSGRLGNAAAVESWLEAELQRGALRLEAAALPSLMALLRDWQERAGRGDSAAETARQRLVERDGWLLAQREAAEVRAQQRQMGGSLLQLLADLGWPLPGAAALATPACFAWPTGLAWPTAFAWAGHCLAVPAEALVEAYLYGWVSNQLSAAVRLVPLGPTEAQRLQLRLGPRIAAQAAHLATSDPETLWNGGVGAGLAQLGHSGLYSRLFRS; encoded by the coding sequence GTGAGCCCGGCCCTGCCGGTGGGGGCGTTCAGCTACTCCGAAGGGCTGGAGGTGCTGGTGCAGAGCGGCCGGCTCGGCAATGCGGCCGCCGTCGAAAGCTGGCTGGAGGCCGAACTGCAGCGGGGGGCACTGCGCCTGGAGGCGGCGGCCCTGCCATCGCTGATGGCGCTGCTGCGCGACTGGCAGGAACGGGCCGGGCGTGGCGACAGCGCAGCGGAGACCGCGCGGCAACGGCTGGTCGAGCGCGATGGCTGGCTGCTGGCCCAGCGGGAGGCTGCCGAGGTGCGGGCCCAGCAGCGCCAGATGGGGGGCTCGCTGCTGCAGCTGCTCGCCGATCTGGGCTGGCCGCTTCCCGGTGCCGCAGCTCTGGCCACGCCAGCCTGCTTCGCCTGGCCAACTGGATTGGCCTGGCCAACAGCCTTCGCCTGGGCCGGACACTGTCTGGCGGTGCCCGCCGAAGCGCTGGTGGAGGCCTACCTCTACGGCTGGGTGTCCAACCAGCTGAGCGCCGCCGTGCGGCTGGTGCCGCTCGGGCCCACCGAAGCCCAGCGTCTGCAGCTGCGGCTGGGGCCACGCATCGCCGCCCAGGCCGCTCACCTGGCGACCTCGGATCCGGAGACGCTCTGGAACGGGGGGGTGGGCGCCGGACTGGCCCAGCTGGGCCACAGCGGGCTCTATTCGCGTCTGTTCCGCAGCTGA
- a CDS encoding PilZ domain-containing protein produces the protein MVEPQPSSGDAEARAWLAGRLDANPEPPSSADSPPQTAPPAASDPCVLLAPPDRGEWLGQEHRRLERYPVQASRPIALRLLDAGGQPQGRWFLADILDISRGGLCLMVSGPMQLPAEQHLQMDVRCHPDFGQLRLESVMRWCRSSIAFTTLGLAFLELLPRVPRLELERRTVRRDPNTETWANE, from the coding sequence ATGGTCGAGCCCCAGCCCAGCAGCGGCGACGCCGAAGCCAGGGCCTGGCTGGCGGGGCGTCTCGACGCGAATCCGGAGCCGCCGTCATCCGCGGATTCCCCGCCCCAGACGGCGCCCCCGGCGGCCAGCGATCCCTGTGTGCTGCTGGCGCCCCCCGACCGCGGCGAATGGCTGGGACAGGAGCACCGGCGGCTGGAGCGCTACCCGGTGCAGGCCAGCCGCCCGATCGCCCTGCGCCTGCTTGATGCCGGCGGCCAGCCACAGGGGCGCTGGTTCCTGGCCGACATCCTCGACATCAGCCGCGGCGGCCTCTGCCTGATGGTGTCCGGCCCCATGCAGCTGCCTGCCGAGCAGCATCTGCAGATGGATGTGCGCTGCCACCCCGACTTCGGCCAGCTGCGGCTGGAGAGCGTGATGCGCTGGTGCCGCAGCTCGATAGCGTTCACGACCCTGGGCCTGGCCTTCCTGGAGCTGCTGCCCCGGGTGCCGCGGCTGGAGCTGGAGCGCCGCACCGTGCGCCGCGACCCCAACACGGAAACCTGGGCCAACGAATGA